AAATAGTGATCTGGCTAAACTTGATAAAGACAATAAAAAAGAACCGGTCAAAATTTTCGACTGCTTCAAAATATTTAATCACTAAAATACTCAAAGTGTAAAGAAGATATAAAGAACTAGACTTTAAACCAAAATGATGTAGAAAAATTCTTTGAAGATGAAAAACAAGAATATGTAATACTAGCAGCAAAAGTTAGAGGAATAGTAGCCAATAATACATATAGAACTGATTTTACGGTCTCGCGACTAATCACTTGTCTTTATAAGATTTCTCTCATTTAAAGATTTTACAAAATCTAAGATATCATTTTCTAGCTGTTTTTTTTCTACTTCCATAAACTCATTTAGTTCATCAAATATCTCTTGAAGTGTATTTTCTTCTAAAAGCATATCCCATATAACCTTTCCTAATGAAGAAAAGTTAAAATATTCTTGTGTGTTTGTATCAAGAACTATTGTTTCGTCATCTACTTCTTGTGAAAAAAGTGTATCTGGTATAGTTACTTTAGTGTTTAAATTCATTTGCTTCCTTTTTGATAAAGATACATATTTTATCATATACTTCTTCTAGTCTATCTAAATCCCAAGGTATTGAGATATTGTAAATATCTACTTTATTTGCTATATTTGCAAGGGATTTAAATCGTGATTGTTTATGTACAGGAAGATCAATATCTGTAGCATATCGTAGTGCTTTAAACTTATCTATTCCTGATATTTTTTCTATGTTTATATCAGAGTTTTCATCTGATTTTATTAGGTTAAAAATACAATGAATTGGTTTGATTTCTTTTGCAAAATTTTCTACAAATATACCTAAATCTTCCATCTTTCTATATGGTCTATGATAAGGATAAGAGGGAACTGCATATATTTTTTCTTCTTTTTCAAAAGTTGCAACTTTATCATCAGAAATCATAGTGTGACCTTTTTTTATGAAAAAATCTGTTAGTGTAGATTTTCCACCAAAAGAATCTGCTATAAAAAGTACTGATTTGTTTTCGATTTCTACTGCACCTGCATGTAAAAAATAGTACTTATTTTCAAAGGTGAGTAAGATAGGTAAGAAAGTATGATATAACCAGTATTCTACTAATAAATCACTAGCTTTTTTTCTTCTTTTTATAATTATAGAATTTGTTCCTATTTTAAATAAAAAAGAAACTACGTCTTTTACATCAAAACTAAAGTATTGGTTTTTTACTATATTATCAAAAGGCTTGTCACTTTTGATTTGTACTTCTCGGTATTGGTTATTGTAAAGAGTTAAGACATGAGATAAATCAACAGAGGGAAAATCTCCCTCTGTTAAAAGATAATAATTAGCATCAGCTAAAGTAGTAGGTTTATGGAGTAAAGAATAATTAAATAATTTCATTATCTAATTTAGAAAGAACCTTTAAATCCACCTTCATCGTTGTTACCTGGGATAGTTGAAGGAGTAGTACTTGGTTCGTTACAGTTTGCTGAAATACAACTAGCTGCTGCTGATGTAGGGTTTGAAATTGCTCCAAGTGCTATTACAGTTGGTGCTACATATGCAGCTTTTTTTAAGAAAGCTCTTCTTGATTCGTTTGTTGTTTTTTTGCTCATCATAGTCTCCGTATGTTTGAATAATTAAATAGATTATAACATAACTTTTTAAATTATGATATTAAAATTAACTTAAATATAAGCTTTGAAGTTTAAGTTGACCTTTAATAAGGAAATGTGTTATTATAAGAAAATTTTGTTTAAAGGGAACATATGAAGAATTCTTTGTCAAGGGCATTACTTATATCAGGTCTATTAGTATTGTTTAGTGGTTGTACATTAAAAGATTATAAGCTTTTTCAAGTAGAAAAAAAAGAAGAAACTGTAATAACTAAAGTATCAAAAGAAGACTATGTAAAAGAAGTTGCATACGAAAGTAAAATTGCTGCAAATGATAGAGTATCTATTACTGTATATATACAGTCAGGTAAAGGCTCTCAACAAATGACTTCTATACTTACAAGCCAAAATACTAATAATACTGAAGATGTAGATGACATTGGAATATTAGTAACACAAAAAGGAACAGTAAGACTTCCTTTGATAGGTAGTGTTAAGATATCTGGATTAACAGCTGATGAAGCATCCGAAAAGCTTATAAGTTTATATAAACTTTATATAAGAAACCCTTATGTAACAACTGAAATAAAAAACCAAAGAGTTATAGTAATAGGTGAAGTTAAAAATCCTGGTGTTGTAGCTGTACAAAATGGTACAATGAACTTGATTGAAGCAATTGCTCAAAGAGGTGATTTAACTGATTATGCTTCTAGAAATAATATCAAGATTATAAGAGGGGATTTAAGAAATCCAGATATTAGAAATATTGACCTTGCAAATTTAACTGCTTTAAATGACGGTAGTATGCTGTTAAAACCTAATGATATTATATATGTTCAGCCAACAGATTTAAAAGGTTATAATAGAGCCTTTAATGATATTGTTCCTTTCTGGAATATGCTATCAGCAATCCTAGATCCATTTACACAAAGAAAAGAGTTAATACAATAATGAGTAACATAATAAATGTTCAACAAAATGATGAAATAGACTTAAAACAAGTTTTTAAAATAATTAGCAGGTATAAATATATTATATTACTACTTGCTATTGTATTTACTATTGCTACTGCTGTTTTTGCATATACAAAGCCAAATATTTATGCTTCTTCTGCAACAATAGAAATGCAAGAAGAACAAAGAGGATATAACAGTGCTGATGCTTTAAAACAAGCATTTACAGGTGGTGGAATAAATGTACAAAATCAAATCGAGATATTAAAATCAAGATTTTTGGCAGAAAAAGCTCTTAAATCTTTAGATTTAAATACTAGATATTTTACAACTAAAAACTATAGAAAACATGAGTTTTATCAAAATTCTCCTTTTGTAGTAGGGACTAAAGTTTTAGATAATATTATTTATGGAAAGAAGTTTATACTAACACCTATAAATGAAGATACTTTTAATCTTAAGATTCTTCCAACTTCAAAGTATTCAAAAAAAGGAATACTTGCTTTATTAGGTGTTTCACCTCTTAAAGAATATGATTTAATTTCTTATGATAAAAATCACAAATATGGTGAAGATATTAATACAGAATGGTTTGAAATAAAAATCAATCAAATATCTCAAATGGAAAATGAAACTTATTCTTTTCAGTTTATCCATCCTTCAAT
This sequence is a window from Poseidonibacter parvus. Protein-coding genes within it:
- a CDS encoding polysaccharide biosynthesis/export family protein, with amino-acid sequence MKNSLSRALLISGLLVLFSGCTLKDYKLFQVEKKEETVITKVSKEDYVKEVAYESKIAANDRVSITVYIQSGKGSQQMTSILTSQNTNNTEDVDDIGILVTQKGTVRLPLIGSVKISGLTADEASEKLISLYKLYIRNPYVTTEIKNQRVIVIGEVKNPGVVAVQNGTMNLIEAIAQRGDLTDYASRNNIKIIRGDLRNPDIRNIDLANLTALNDGSMLLKPNDIIYVQPTDLKGYNRAFNDIVPFWNMLSAILDPFTQRKELIQ
- a CDS encoding PqqD family protein produces the protein MNLNTKVTIPDTLFSQEVDDETIVLDTNTQEYFNFSSLGKVIWDMLLEENTLQEIFDELNEFMEVEKKQLENDILDFVKSLNERNLIKTSD